Genomic DNA from Octopus bimaculoides isolate UCB-OBI-ISO-001 chromosome 3, ASM119413v2, whole genome shotgun sequence:
NNNNNNNNNNNNNNNNNNNNNNNNNNNNNNNNNNNNNNNNNNNNNNNNNNNNNNNNNNNNNNNNNNNNNNNNNNNNNNNNNNNNNNNNNNNNNNNNNNNNNNNNNNNNNNNNNNNNNNNNNNNNNNNNNNNNNNNNNNNNNNNNNNNNNNNNNNNNNNNNNNNNNNNNNNNNNNNNNNNNNNNNNNNNNNNNNNNNNNNNNNNNNNNNNNNNNNNNNNNNNNNNNNNNNNNNNNNNNNNNNNNNNNNNNNNNNNNNNNNNNNNNNNNNNNNNNNNNNNNNNNNNNNNNNNNNNNNNNNNNNNNNNNNNNNNNNNNNNNNNNNNNNNNNNNNNNNNNNNNNNNNNNNNNNNNNNNNNNNNNNNNNNNNNNNNNNNNNNNNNNNNNNNNNNNNNNNNNNNNNNNNNNNNNNNNNNNNNNNNNNNNNNNNNNNNNNNNNNNNNNNNNNNNNNNNNNNNNNNNNNNNNNNNNNNNNNNNNNNNNNNNNNNNNNNNNNNNNNNNNNNNNNNNNNNNNNNNNNNNNNNNNNNNNNNNNNNNNNNNNNNNNNNNNNNNNNNNNNNNNNNNNNNNNNNNNNNNNNNNNNNNNNNNNNNNNNNNNNNNNNNNNNNNNNNNNNNNNNNNNNNNNNNNNNNNNNNNNNNNNNNNNNNNNNNNNNNNNNNNNNNNNNNNNNNNNNNNNNNNNNNNNNNNNNNNNNNNNNNNNNNNNNNNNNNNNNNNNNNNNNNNNNNNNNNNTTTCTTACGAAGGgtgaaaaaatgttttccatattCTTCATCTCCATATGTTGGTTAATTCAATTAGGAAATAAAACCTAATGATGATGTAATTAGCAACTAGCACATTTTGTTTCttagtttttgtttgcttttatgtttaaaTTCTTTACTTGACTGTTATATTTCTTACGAAGGgtgaaaaaatgttttccatattcttaatcGCCGTATTTTCCCcgtacattgaaaaataaatggtgaaaagatcaatgggtGTGGGGGGTGAAATTTCTGAGGctgaaaatgtaaaatgcttttttttcttcttaaacattGAGATACACTTTCAAATATAGGATGTTTTTGAAatacactatattttataatgacattatatatactttctcacacaacaattagtgaaaatcatgcgagtgttatctaaaaatttagctgtagtttttcatggtaaatttgagatttaaaaatatgttttccaTATTCTTCATCTCCGTATGTTGGTTAATTCAATTAGAAAGTAAAACCTAATGACGATGTAATTAGCAACTAGCACATTGAACGATATCAGGGATTCTACAGCTTCTATGCTTTCGGGAGATTTCCGACAAACCCTTCCTGTCGTCCTTAAATGGAGCAGGGCTGATGAAGTGTGTGCATGCCTTAAGTCATCCACGTTGTGGCCCCAGGTTAAGACGTTAAGCCTAGGCACAAACATGCGTGCGCACTTGCTTGGTGATAGCACGTCTACAGCATTTGCTCAAGATATTTTAGCCCTTGGAGAAGGGAAGGTTCCTAACAATGATAAGGGTGACATATCCATCTCTGAACTGTGCAACACAGTGGACAACCCTTCTAATCTTTTGGAAACAGTGTTCCCCAATCTGGAAAGTAACTATGCAGACATCAATTGGCTCAGTGAAAGAACCATCCTGGCCCCCAAAAATGGAGCTGTCAGTGCTGTCAATGACCAACTCATAAGCCGAATTCTGGGTGAGGAGCGCATCTACAAATCGATTGACCGGACCTGTGACCCCCAAGACATTATCAATTACCCTATCGAGTTTCTCAACTTATTGGAGCCAGCAGGGCTTCCACCTCACATTCTTAGGCTAAGGGTTGGATGTCCAATTATGCTAATCAGAAACTTGCTTCTGCCTAAACAGTGCAACGGGATCCACTTAGTAGTTAAGTCCCTGATGCCCCACTTGATTGAGGCCAGCATTGTTACAGAGTACAGGAGgggtgaaaatgttttcatttcaaggatgCACCTTTATCCCTTGGGGTCAGACATGCCATTTCACTTCCGCAGATCGCAGTTCCCGGTGAGACCATGCTTTgccatgtccatcaacaaatcCCAAGGCCAAACACTATCGGTGGCAGGTATCCATTTGGGGGAGCCATGCTTTTCGCATGGGAAACTTTATGTGGCCTGCTCCCATGTGGGTAGTAGAAACACTCTTTTTGTGTATGCTCCTCAGGGAAGAACACGCAATGTTGTCTATAGCAAAGTTTTATAGACAAGTTGTCATTGCAGCCGATGTGGTTATAAACAGTGATCTGAAAGCATTGGCCAGACATATTCTCAAACCATGGCAATatgacttatggactcttcctcttttttattggaCAATGCTAACTTCTCCAACAATACTCACTCGGCTGATATCAGTGATTGGCTAAGTTGCTCATAAAGTTAACCTAGAGGGGCAGGCCCCCTATGTTTTGGTTAAGGCTGTGGTAAGTTTTCATAAATtgctccaatccagatccccaatgcaaaccttcagatcgaccttctcctatgcagatctctaatgcaactttaaaaaaagcagtcaatgagtggaaataaccaataaactaattccttatgggatttcacaaataaattgccagcaaaccattttcagccaaaccaatttcaatggATTTCACTCAAATCTGATGTCAATGTTACTtaatttggtttgaaataaagcacttgatcactttataatcctagcttaatcccgggcaacgcctggctatactgctagtgtatatataacgTCCACTTCACTGGATGGcaaactggatggctgcaccaggctccagtttgatctggcagagtttctacagctggatgcccttcctaatgccaaccactccgagtgtgtagtaggtgcttttacgtgccatcagcacgagagccagtcaggcggtactggcaacgaccacactcaaaatggtgttttttacatgtcacctgcacaggagccagtccagcagcactggcaagaTTCctagatattataaataatatttgataatattctaTGGATGTGAAAATGTCCTCACAAATGAGCATGGGGGATGCAGAAATATATGTTACAATACATGAATAAAGTCTAGAAATTTCCACCCACAAGTCATTTTTGTCATTACTCTATCTATTCTAAGCTGTAAGGTGTTCTACATACATAACAATCCCATAGGATTACTCTGGTAGATGGGAATAATACGTGGTAGCTGACAACAGGAAGCAAAGAAGCTTTTATAAGCACATCTGCCCTAAACAAATTAaaagcatatttatgtatatatttatacatacatatttatatatgtatttatacaattatTAAATGAAACAAGCATGGAGTACTTACATTCAGAACTTCGAGCTTCTCAGTAGTAATTTGATTGCTAATGTTCTTCAGCTGTTGCAAACATATAACATCAATGTAACGTGCTTACAAAAGCTGAAGAACATTAACATTCAAATTGCTATTGAGAAACTTGGAATTCTGAATATAAGTATTCCATGACTGTGTTATTTAATAAACTTAGCACTCTATTTACAATGATTTTGAGGTCTATTTTGTTTGCTGTTACATATGTGGTTtgttgatatatatcatcatcatcatcatcatttaacgtccgccttccatgctagtttgggttggacgatttgactgaggactggcgaatcagaaggctgcaccagactccaatctgatctggcagagtttctacagctggatgcccttcctaacgccaaccactccaagagtgtagtgggtgcttttacgtgccaccagcacaagggccagtgaggcggtactggcaatggccatgctcaaaatggtgttttttacgtgccacatgcaCAGGTACCAGTCCAGTAGTACTGGCAACGActtcgctcaaatgttttttcacgtgccagtaagtcgacgctggtaatgatcatgctcaaatggtgctatttacatgccactggcatggaagccagagagctactctggcaatgatcacacttggatgTTGCTCTTAGCGcttcactggcacaggtgccagtcatcgaatttggctTGATTtcgatatatatcatcatcatcatcatcatcatcatcatcatcatcatcattgtttaacgtcggctttccatgctagcatgggttagacgatttgactgaggactggtgaaaccggatggcaacaccagcctccaatctaatttagcagagtttctacagctggatgcccttcctaacgccaactactcagagagtgtagtgggtgcttttatgtgtcacccgcacgaa
This window encodes:
- the LOC106883210 gene encoding uncharacterized protein LOC106883210, with protein sequence MRAHLLGDSTSTAFAQDILALGEGKVPNNDKGDISISELCNTVDNPSNLLETVFPNLESNYADINWLSERTILAPKNGAVSAVNDQLISRILGEERIYKSIDRTCDPQDIINYPIEFLNLLEPAGLPPHILRLRLLQTYNINVTCLQKLKNINIQIAIEKLGILNISIP